TAGATATATAAGTTgcatataaaattaatttatggGCTTTTAGGCTTCTTTCCATAGTCTTCTTCTGTGATTGGCTGCAAACATATTAAGGCAGATGTTTTATGCTGGTTAAAATGTATCTGTTCAACTAAAACAAAAGGGGTACTCCACCCAACCCCCCCAATTTGTTCcacatctgtatacatttctttgctctgttgaacacaaagaaagatatttagaaaacgGACAtgtctgggacatcattgactaccatagtaggaaaaatgaaaatagtcaaaggtgccctataactgtttgctttcctacattcttcaaaatatctcattttgtgttcaacagaacaaaaaacgatacaatcatttttcctactatggtagtcaatgatgtcccagaaatgtcagtcgctaacatttttccaaatatctttctgataaagacaacatggagaattccatgcaactgtatgtggatagaaatagcttgttctaaggtaataaaaacataacgctttattaggtctttacacacctctgaagacatagttacagtatatacagtatattatgttgcatatctgtcaatagatcctccaaaaagaATGATTCTTCGTTGTTAGTTCGTGTAAAATAATGCAGTTATAAGTGTTACCAATACAATCAACAAAATATAGAAATTAAGCTTaaattctaagacatgaaaataTAATGTAGAATAAAAAAATCGGATTAGTATTTGTAAGCAACTCTGTCGTATTGACCATGTTAACTCTTTGTACAGAATGTGAAATTGCCTCCACGGAAGCACACAAGATGCTGTCTGTAACAACATCATTGGGTTTCATCAGGTGCACATTCCCCCTTGTGTGCATTTTCCCAGAACAATAGTGTAATATACCAAAGAAATTCACGAATTTATTGCTGTTTCACTAAAACTCACCGTAATGGGCGCACTACTGAATTGAATCTTCCTGCTCGGGGGTGGATCCTCCTCTACAGGTAATCCAGGAACCTCAGAGCAGCTGGACTCTGGCTCATATACATCCTCTtcatcctcctcatcctcaaGCTGACTACCACCAGAGTCTTCCCCCACTGCGCTGTAGGCACTGATATCCACAGTAGAGTAATCCTCCTTCAGAGTGCTATCATCATCGTCCTTCTTACAGACCCCCACCGATGAACGTACATGTCCTGCCTGGCCGTCCTCTGCCTTTCCAGTGTCAGCGATGCTAGTGTCTCTCTCCGAGGCCCCGTTTTCCAGAGATGTACGGACACCAGCTGTAACAAGAGTACCTTTCGCCTTCGTGGCAGTGACCTCTCCCGATTTATCAAGAGTTTTGGATTCAGTGGCACTCGAGTCTTCTATCTCACCTGTCTGCTTACCTTCTGAGGACTCTTTGTCTACAGCATTAAGACTGTCCTGATCCCCAGAGGCTCCGTTAAAGCTGTTAAGGCTCCTATCTTGGTCCACCAGGTGTCGGTTAACCCCGTCCTCCTTGCTCGCCCCCGCAGGAAACGCGCGCACCCGTTTGGTGATGACTTTGGAGTTGAGCGCACCGACCCGGCCGGTGACCCCGCGCAGAGGTAGCGGGGGCGTGTTGGAGAGCCTGTGCAGGTTGTTTCGCAACTCGGCGGCCCGCTCGAACACGGCGCTGAGCTGGCTGACAGTGGGAGACACGGCCTCGCCGGTCCCCCCAATCGCATCCAGGCTATCCAGCGACTCCGTGCTGCCGTTAAAACGCGCCACCACATCCAAGCGCGACGCATCCGGCAATCCCGCGGCGCGTTCCTTCTTCAGCAACACCCGGTTGGAAGCCGACTGCTTTTCCTGATTCTGCTGCTCGAAGATCTTCCTTGTCTCGTGCAGCTTGGAGAATCGGGGCGACGCGTCCGTTTTGTTATCAAAGCGGTTGACGCGCTCGGAGACGCTGGATCCCAGTTTGAGGAGCGCGCTGTGGTCCACGTTCTCGTTCAGGCTGCCTGCACGCGGGAGGGTGAGGCGCACGGCTTTACCGTCGCCGTTCGCCCTCTGCGGGTCTTCGGCATCAGTGGGCGAGGATGCGCCCATCTGCATGAACATGTTCTTGATGCGGTGCACGTTTGAGCCGTACGCGCGGCCGCGGCTGGTGGGCTTCGGCTTGCCATCTTGAGCTTCGCCGTTATTAAAGACATCGGTCGCCGGCTTCAGCGCTTGAATCCCTGCCGCTTCGTAAGCGTTGCGGTGAGGCGAGGGGCTGCGGAGCGCGGTGGTGCTCGCTGGCTTTGAGGAGGATGAGGATTCGGTCTTCATCATGGTCTGTTAGGCTTTTCCTAGGCGGTGCAATAACAGCATCCCTGTGTCGTTGGTCCCAGAGCCTCCTATTCTATAAACATGCCTTTCTGTGTGAAATAAAGGCACAACGAATAAAAAACGATTAACAATGTGTCCTaaaatgtgataatagcgtATTAATGGCCGAGATGAACGCTTGTAGAGTATCCATCAGCATCATGGCAGATGCAGCGCATCATCTGGTATCCTCGCGCGGAGCGGTGTGTGAACACGATTAATCGCGAAAGCATCGAGTATAGACGAGAAACTAGAACAGCGGTGCGCCCTGGATTTTCACGACAGATTGCGCGTCTGTAATCCGCATCATTTTGATCTCTTGCTTTTCTCGGTTGCAGATTTCTGTCGTTCTCACTGATGCTGCAGCAACACGCGCAGCAGAGAAGCAGGGTCATAGAGAGCGTCTCATTTCACACCATCTCCGCACATTGATTTTTATGGGGTCACGCAGTTTATTCGTCATACCAGGGGGCTCTATTAAAGAGACCgagaaatattttaataaaatttccAAGCCATTACaatgcaataaaaaacatgcacacataGCCTACTACATTCATATGTCAAACTCTACTGTATGAGTAGTGTCGTGGCAAAATCGATCGcccaatgtagaaagaattcacgaagaccaaaACAAGGTTTCAagagtttcaatctttatttgctcgagcaagcaaagtgagacacacaaaGTTCATCCGATGATGTCCAAAGAATACatatctgactccatcttttatacagtaaccTCGAGTTGGTTTTCACAGTGTTAACCAATCATGCTTCGCCTGACATCCCCTTCTACCAATCAGGTTTCACATGATATCACCTTTTTTGTTAGTCCGTCCTCTTTCTGAGTCGCCACCGTTATATCTTACTCAGGTCTTAACCTGCCACAGTTATATGTCAGGTTTACTAAGCTAGGACTTAACCGTGGCGAAACCCTTTTGAAGTTCTTAAAAGAAAAGTATACATTTCCTTTTAGCAGGCAAATGTATATCATATTTGTCATTTACTAAACCCTTTCTTGCttaatgtagtttttattaCAATGAGCTCATGGTTAAATCCATACTGTGCAACCCAAAAAGATTACTGTTCGAACAAGCTAATACTGAACACATCAGTGTTCGTGACTTTGTGCAATAAAGTATAGTAATGCACAGACTACTGTCTACTTTTGTGTTGCGAAACATATACTTGAACTATGCTTGAACTAACTAATGTCAGCAAAGTGTATGTGCTGTATGTGTCTTCAAAGTGTACGTGTATTTGTAATGTTAAGCAGATGCCTAATGGTGCTGCTTGATGCTCAACATGGGCCCATGACCTTTGACCCATGAGACTCATAGCCTTTGCTATATCAGGGAAGTGTATGAAACCTAtaactaacttaaatgtattatttcatataagAAACTCAATCCTataatagaaaaaccaccatagtagtcgacaaataaaccgtacagGTGTCCTGTGATGACAGCAAAAAGCaaacttaataaaatataatattattaattaatacatattaatatataatatatatataatattaaataattaatacatatttatttataatataaaataacaatgaagataaatctatcttttttttgctgtcacagcttaggacacatttacacatttatttttcaactaGCCCATATAGCATATACGTATGTCGCCGTTATAAAACTAAaactttatacagtatatttttaaaaatctatagGCCTACAGCCTAGATAGCTTTACATAATAATGTGCACATTGGTCAgtattcaatttaattttatgGCACACGAGGAaacattacaaacaaatgaaactttTTTTAACTCTAGTTTCAAACCATTACAATGCAAGTAGCCTACactgtaattaaatacttaaaaaGAGTAATCCCTTCATTTACATTTCTAGGGGCAAAGTAAATTAACTACAGTAATTCGTAATTTAGTAATGAGGCTACGCTAATGAGAGTGGTAAATGTCCATTATCCACACAGCCTTCATTTTGCATGAGGGAAGTGCAGCACACATCCGATGCGCAAGATGGCGGTATAACTGTCATGTAGTCCTCCGCCAccgaaaacaaaacaaagagcaAAATCATTCTGCGCTCTAACGCACGTGGAAACTGTGTGATAAATACGTTTAAAGGTAGGAGAATATATTTACTGTTTTGAGCAAATTGATGCAGAGCAGCATGTTTGACCTTTCATGGGGAAAACTTTGTCCTGTGGTGTTACGTCCTGATGGCACACATATGCCATACACTGAAACGCTGTTTTAATAACCCTAAAGAGAAATAATGATTAGTTCGTTTTATTTAACGTCATATGTTATTTATCATCATCGATATATTTAtccttgttttgtttatatcagGTTTTTGTGATCTGTCGATAAAACATGATTAAATGTCATTACTCAACAAGTATGGGGTAACCTACTATAGTATTCTGCGGTATTACTATAGCAAGTTAAACGGTGTGCTTTAATATTCAAATCTAGGAAGTCTACgacagtttactgtagtaaatactactATAACATTTTCATATGGGACTCTCATTGCTTTAATAGTAAGAAGGATGTTGACCTGTCATTTACATTGATTCCCAGAAGACATTTATCCAGAGCGAATTACAAATCTCACACAATTCCCCAAATCTTAAGAGCCAACAATGGACATAGTCTGTTGtcgttcattttttattttaaatgattttaatataATGTTTTCTAGATGACATCCTTAGCACATCAGTTGAAGCGACTGGCATTGCCGCAGAATGACCCTAACCTGCTCAGCCGGAGAGAGGTCGCCTCTGTGCTCTTTGACCCTAAAGATGCAGCCAGCATGGACAGAAGCACCTTCCATGCATTGGGTGAGAAGAACAACTGACTAGAGCTTTTCCATTGTCTTATGAACGATATTTCTTTTCAGTTTCACAGATCTTCATTTTTGAATCGTGCCCGTTGATGTGAGGTTACTTCATTCGATAAGATGTATGTTGTGGTCACAGATCTGTAATGCACTGCACAGAAAGCTATGTGCCGAAAAGCCAATATACCCTTCTGAACGTGTATGGTGGTTTGGTGCAGTCATCGTTTCTCTTTAAACTGGTCATTCAGATTTCTTGCGATGTGACCATTGAGAAAGTCAcgttttgtaaatgtttactGTTGCTGGTCATTTGTCACAGGCTGCACAGGACTGGAGGAGATGACTGGAATTGATCCAGCGTTCTGCGAGTTTCACGAAACTCTATTCAGTCAGGCCTCTCTGACTTTAGAGCGCAGCGTCCAGTCCAAAGAGGTCAACAAGAAACTAGACAAGAGCGtctcgctctttctcactcGGCTGTCACCTTACTTTCTGCTCAAGCCTGCTCTGAAGTGCATTGAATGGCTAGTACACAGGTGCTCTTGCTCTTCTTGTATAGATCTCATGTTTTCACACTATTGTTTTAAAGCAATATACTTGTCAATGGCAAAATTGTGCTATATTTtgaagatttaatttaattgcggACGTTCCGTTTGACCTCTGAAGGCATGAAAAAATGATCAATAATACAAATGTGTTGATTGCAGATTCCACATTCATCTGTATAACCAGGACAGTCTGATTGCTTGCGTTTTACCGTATCATGAGACTAAAGTGTTTGTACGAGTGATTCAGCTTTTAAAGATAGACGATCCAACCCACAAATGGCATTGGCTGCATGGAATTCAGGTAAACCTTATCGTTCCTAACTTTTTCTTAAATTAGAATTTAAGGAATAGCATGCCAGTTAAAAAGAATTTTCTTcataaagcaacactttgtagttttttcaaccttaaaacaatgtctttaaaataatttcggtggtagaacaactcataactggacgaattctactGACGCTAGGGCTTTCCAAAAAGAATCGATTCCAAGGCGTTGAGAATCGAGAGTCAATTCCAAAGGTTGGAAGCGATTCCATTTAAGACTCCTCTTTAAAAGCCTTCATAAgcacaagccccgccccttaGCTGATGTTGTCGGTCACCAACCACATTTACGTTGTCACACTGTTGTCAGATTTGAGTTGATCTTTTATTTGCTTTGTAGAAACCTGGTGTTCCTCTGGCCCGAGGAACTCTGCTCACACACTGTTATAAGGATTTAGGCTTTATGGATTTCATCTGCTCTATGGTCACAAGATCAGTTAAGGTAAGACACCGTTAGCTGGGGTTAAAATCATGATTGGTTGCATTGGTTAATGCTTGATTGAATTTGATTGTAGGCGTACTCTGAATTTTTCCACGATGGGAACTGTCCCCAGCTGAGAGTGATCTTCTCCTTCTATGCCTCTACCATCGTTCCTGCGCTCGACGCTGTAGAAAAGATAACTGATCCTATCATCGCCAAACTGCTTCCACATATACAACTGGTAAGACCGTGATTGTGAATATGGTCATGCTGCACTCAACTCCAACAGTAACATGAACCACGTGAAGCGAGATTAGTTTACACAAATAATAGTAACGTTTCATTATGGTTGACTATGTTATGCAAAATTGACAAAAAAGATGTAAAAATGTACTAGAattgttggtatttgatatgCTTTTGTACAACTTGATCTAATTCACCACTTGATTAAACTGATTATGGTCTGTCTTAAATGACCAGGGGCTGAAATCGGAGCTTTTGGACTACAGGGCTGCCACTTACATGAACGTGTGTCAGCTGGCCGTGAAGGTGGTGATGGAGGCTCAGTTGGTGGACTCGTTGACTGTGCAGTTGTCCAGGTCTTTGGGTCAAACACCACAACTGGCGAAAGAGGGTCTGAGCTGCATTATCATCCTCCTCCAGAACCAGAAAGAAGGGGTAGTTGGTTTAAAGTAAGTTTTAATGATTTGCTTCTGAATTGGGCGAATCTCACAAAATCTTGGTTTCGAACacgattttcttaaaaacacttgcGTAAACACGTGTTTCCGTAAACCcggcgatccgtgactcctcttcaggggaagcagtaatgcgaagctcggcaaaacatgtatttagcccgtcatgtgtgtggcgcATCATGTCAAagtacgtgcctgctgcaggcgcgtcgaaagggtttttaataaaagagacgctcgcgtttgctagatactcgcttagtctcatgtgtaatcagagttaagtgtgaACGCgcgcgtctcttttatcataaaccatttcgacgcgtctgcagcaggcacgtattctGACATGAcgcgtgatgcacataggttcacgtgaagcgctgaacacgtattttgaattcctgcttcccctgaagaggaggcaccgatcgccactgttatacatgtaacattttttaaatgagaaaaactACCTGTATCAgtaatgagaatgaaaaaagTCATGTACACAGCATGACAAGAGAATATGAAGCTTTaaactagaaaaatataaagtatcTGTTCAAAAAAATTcctcatttttattatacatgaatattctgtcaatgattgtttttgtcattCAAGGACATCTAGAAGAAGGTCAAATGTCATTTTCAGAATATTTTTAACTTTACTCTGTTTACATTGCAACATATACTGCACTCAGACAAATCGGGACGCGTTACAGaaatgagaatttcagcagaaaatgaattaaaatacataattaaataaatatactacCAGGTTTCGTAAGTATAACCCAATTAATTGATCTACTCATGCTAATGTTTTCTATCATATTACTATTGTaatgaatgtttttgtgtgcatttaaaAACTATGTAACCGTTTTTGTCTTTCTATAAGGCCCTTTGGGTATCTGTGTGCTGTGCCTACCTTGGTGTCCACCCTGCAGAGCATATCTGCAGTCCATGACATCAGTCCCTTACTGCGATACCTGCTGCCCCATCTCATCCAGACTGTCATGACACAAGATGGTTAGTTACTCTTTGTGCTGCTTCTGAACTTAAGTGAAATGAACTTGGTTTTGCTTGTTATTGTAATTGGTAAGAAATGTAACGTGTTAGATAACGTTATCGCATTGCTGGTAAAGTCACTATAACGCATGGCCTCTTGTAGATTATTTCTCGTTGTAGTGTCTCTGTAGGTGAGCAGCAGAATGAAGATTCGTCATACATTGTTGACCACCACGGTCTGTTAGAGTCCGTCGTCCAGAACCTTTACCTGAACAGCCACCTCGAGAACACTGTGGCCAAGTAAGAAGAGCTAAAttcaatttaaatgaaaagacTGTATGAAGCGTAAATATTTTCTCTTCTTGTACCTACCTCTTTCAAGGCTTCTTCTGGAGGAATATGTTTCCCGTGGTGACATGCCCTCTGATAAGATTTCAGCTCTGAACCAAAGGATGCAGTCTACTGTACGACTCTTTGAATCCAGGTACCTTTAAAGTCCCCACGAAATCAAAATTGACCCTGTCTACTGTGTTAGCGCTCATTACATCGTCAAGTTAATCCAAGTTTTTTCCTAGtgatttttaatcaaaatctgTAAATAAACTTCCTGAAATGGCGATCCTTCTCAGAGAACGTTCAACTGTTAGTCAACAAGCAAACAGTTACATGTTTAAGATGTCTTCTTAAAAAAATCTGGAGATccggaaaacatctgctaaacatcttagaaagggcagttttacatacattctaaatcataaacatcttacagacatcttcttgatgtctatatgacatctgactgTAGActtattgcagatgagcaaacaaaaaaaaaatacgtcttgcacatgtaaatgcagacatcaaatacaGTTGACATCTTCCAGATGTATATGTGCTTTCTAGATTCAGTCACTTCACAGTTCAATAAAATCGTGCCACAACCTCAATTCTTCTCATTTGATATTCTCTTTTACTTTGGAATATGTCACATAACATCGTCAAGgctttaaaaaactgtgttgTTTAATTTAACATTGTGATTTAGTTgtaaatattctgttggttgtattttgttctaacATTTGTGTGGTGTAAAAAAACTTAAACAGGAAGTACttggggaccagtgttgttcACATCTTGCTAAATGATCTATAGTAGATTATATTCTGTGTGTTGTTTAAGTTTAAcagcattaatatttataataatattttattttgtttgttgtttatctTGCAGATATCCATGTGAAATGGATGTGGTTTTGGAAAATCAGGTTAAAAGTGTGTCATGTGACCATGAAAAACACCTGCTCCATCAGTTCATCTCTCTTTCTGTGAGCTGTGGGAAATACCAGGTAAGCCACTGTTCTGTGTCCTTTCCATTAGTCGCACTTTGATTTTGGAAACAGTCCATTTTGGCagctttcaaataaataatgaatcggtgagatataataataatatgcagTCATTTAGTCCCCCCAATAAATTCAGGAATCGGGAATAAATCAGGATCAGGAGCCTGGCGTGATAGTGATAGTTATTCACCAATGTTGACTAGGCTTGTTGCGAGATTCGGTGTCACCGGTGATCCACGGTGTCCACCCGCCTACCGATTACATCACTTgtcaaataaaagttttttgtttcgtattcctttcttatttatttatttagttatttaacataaaagtttttcgtttcgtattcctttcttatttatttatttaacataaacgtttttcgtttcgtattcctttcatatatatttattcatcaaagtttttcgtttcgtattcctttcttatttatttatttaacataaacgtttttcgtttcgtattcctttcttatatatttatttatcaaagtttttcgtttcgtattcctttcttatttatttatttaacataaacgtttttcgtttcgtattcctttcttatatatttatttatcaaagtTTTTCGTTGCGTATTCCtttcttatatatttatttaacataaacgttttttgtttcgtattcctttcttatatatttatttatcaaagtttttcgtttcgtattcctttcttatttatttatttatcaaagtttttcgtttcgtattcctttcttatttatttatttaacaaagtttttcttttcgtattcctttcttatttatttatttaacataaacatttttcgtTTCGTATTCCCTTCTTATTAGTTTCATATTTATTGATCTATTTGTTGCACAATGTGTGCCGCGATTACTCGTTTTGTTATATAGGCAACTTATCTaacgtaaatgttttttattttcgtttcttatttattttctgctttatgtgtgctgtgattattcattttgtaaggtctgtgtttaatataagcaaatgtcattgtactttttttagttttgtgtgttttaattaagaaagatattgaaCCCACCATAAATTCAAGCAATTGCCGTTTCCGAATTGCcactattttaaaaaggaaatgTTGACAAATACTCGAAACAGTTTGTGAACTTCATAATATGTAGTTATTATTGTagcatatttatttcaaatcTTCATGCCTAATGTGTTGTGTAAATAATTGTGGCATGTGTATCTGCAGATCCTGGAGGAGTCCGACACGTCTCTTATGCTCAGTCTAAACCATCCGTTACCTTCAGTGAGAAACATGGCTGTCAACTACCTGAAAGAGATCTTCACCTCACAACATGTGTGTATCTGCACCTTCAACGTTCACATCGACACCAAATCAATA
This genomic window from Triplophysa rosa linkage group LG18, Trosa_1v2, whole genome shotgun sequence contains:
- the ppp1r9bb gene encoding neurabin-2; amino-acid sequence: MMKTESSSSSKPASTTALRSPSPHRNAYEAAGIQALKPATDVFNNGEAQDGKPKPTSRGRAYGSNVHRIKNMFMQMGASSPTDAEDPQRANGDGKAVRLTLPRAGSLNENVDHSALLKLGSSVSERVNRFDNKTDASPRFSKLHETRKIFEQQNQEKQSASNRVLLKKERAAGLPDASRLDVVARFNGSTESLDSLDAIGGTGEAVSPTVSQLSAVFERAAELRNNLHRLSNTPPLPLRGVTGRVGALNSKVITKRVRAFPAGASKEDGVNRHLVDQDRSLNSFNGASGDQDSLNAVDKESSEGKQTGEIEDSSATESKTLDKSGEVTATKAKGTLVTAGVRTSLENGASERDTSIADTGKAEDGQAGHVRSSVGVCKKDDDDSTLKEDYSTVDISAYSAVGEDSGGSQLEDEEDEEDVYEPESSCSEVPGLPVEEDPPPSRKIQFSSAPITVFATYSNEDYDRRNDDVDPMAASAEYELEKRVERLDLFPVELEKDNEGLGISIIGMGAGADMGLEKLGIFVKTVTEGGAAHRDGRIQVNDLIVEVDGTSLVGVTQCFAASVLRNTSGTVRFIIGREKPGEQSEVAQLIQQTLEQERWQREMMEQRYSNYMGDEEEAGDYGTDEEEEEDEMSPTYPSAIEVFDLAENEDMSPVEVDPEKLAHKYKELQIKHAVTQAEIQQLKRKLNHTVQEKQRWRADKALMERNMQENRERMEKLEGYWMEAQSLCQAVDEHLKETQAQYQALERKYSKAKRLIKEYQLKEIEFLKKKTG